In Phycodurus eques isolate BA_2022a chromosome 10, UOR_Pequ_1.1, whole genome shotgun sequence, a genomic segment contains:
- the LOC133409183 gene encoding engulfment and cell motility protein 2 isoform X1, translating to MPPPADIVKVAIEWPGANAQLIEMDQKRPLPSIIREVCDGWSLSGSEQFALRYADGPQLYITEESRSEIKNGTILRLAISPGRAARQLLERIQSHGIDARLEALKELAKLSADPTFATEFINMEGIGTLARLVESGTHFGEMLAFTLTAFLELMDHGIVSWDLISLSFIKQIAGYVNQPMVDVSILQRSLAILESMVLNSHSLYHRVAQEITVGQLIGHLQVSNQEIQTYAIALINALFLKAPEDRRQEVYANPLEQHLTEMASTLAQKHLRSIILNHVIRGNRPIKAEMAHQLYVLQVLTFNLLEERMMTKMDPNDQTQRDVIFELRRIAFDGENDPTGTEKRKALYAKDYKMLGFTNHVNPAMDFTQTPPGMLALDNMLYLAKVHQDTYIRIVLENSSREDKHECPFGRCAIDLTRILCEILQVGELPNEGCNDYHPMFFTHDRAWEEFFCICIQLLNKTWKEMRATSEDFNKVMHVVREQITRALAMKPSSLDQLKNKLRGLSYSEILRLRQSERMSQDDFQSPPIIELRERIQPEILELIKQQRLNRLCEGSCFRKVGNRRRQEKFWFCRLSLNHKVLHYGDLDESPQGEVPFEMLSDKIPVSDIKSVVTGKDCPHMKEKSALKQNKEVLELAFSVLYDPDETLNFVAPNKYEYCVWTDGLCALLGREMSSDLTRSDLDTLISMEMKLRLLDLENITIPEAPPPVPKEPSSYNFTYNYS from the exons ATGCCCCCACCTGCTGACATTGTAAAGGTGGCTATCGAATGGCCAGGTGCTAATGCTCAGCTTATAGAGATGGACCAG AAAAGACCTTTGCCCTCAATCATCCGTGAAGTTTGTGATGG ATGGTCTTTGTCAGGCTCTGAACAGTTTGCCCTGAGGTATGCTGATGGTCCTCAGCTTTATATCACTGAAGAG AGCCGCAGTGAAATAAAGAACGGGACCATCCTTCGATTAGCCATTTCTCCC GGCCGGGCTGCTCGTCAGCTCCTGGAGCGTATCCAATCCCATGGGATTGACGCTCGCCTGGAGGCTCTAAAGGAGTTGGCTAAACTGTCAGCGGACCCCACGTTTGCCACGGAGTTTATCAACATGGAGGGAATTGGGACGCTGGCCCGCCTCGTCGAGAGCGGCACCCA CTTTGGTGAAATGCTGGCCTTCACTCTCACTGCATTCCTGGAGTTAATGGATCACGGCATTGTATCCTGGGATCTTATCTCGCTCTCCTTCATCAAGCAG ATTGCAGGCTATGTGAACCAGCCCATGGTTGATGTGTCCATCCTGCAGCGCTCTCTGGCCATCCTGGAGAGCATGGTCCTCAACAGCCACAGCCTCTACCACCGAGTGGCTCAGGAGATCACCGTGGGACAGCTCATCGGGCACCTGCAAGT GTCAAACCAAGAGATTCAGACCTATGCCATTGCTCTCATCAATGCTCTTTTCCTGAAGGCACCTGAGGATAGACGACAG GAGGTGTACGCTAACCCGCTGGAGCAGCACCTCACT GAAATGGCAAGCACTTTGGCCCAGAAGCACCTACGATCCATCATTCTTAAT CACGTCATAAGAGGAAATCGACCAATCAAAGCAGAGATGGCACATCAGCTGTATGTGCTGCAAGTGTTGACCTTTAATCTTTTGGAGGAACGAATGATGACCAAAATGGATCCTAATGACCag ACTCAAAGAGACGTGATTTTCGAGCTGCGGAGGATTGCCTTTGATGGAGAAAATGACCCCACTGGTACAGAAAAAAGAAAGGCATTGTATGCCAAGGATTATAAAATGCTAGGTTTCACA AACCATGTGAACCCTGCTATGGACTTCACTCAGACTCCCCCGGGGATGCTGGCTTTGGACAACATGTTGTACCTGGCCAAGGTCCACCAGGACACATACATCCGG ATTGTTCTGGAGAACAGtagtcgtgaggataagcatgAATGTCCCTTTGGCCGGTGTGCCATCGACCTGACTCGGATACTCTGTGAGATACTCCAAGTTGGAGAATTGC CTAATGAGGGCTGCAACGACTACCATCCTATGTTCTTCACTCATGACcgagcatgggaggagttctTTTGCATCTGCATCCAGCTGCTCAATAAAACCTGGAAGGAGATGAGGGCCACCTCTGAGGACTTTAATAAG GTGATGCATGTGGTCCGAGAGCAGATCACCAGGGCTCTGGCCATGAAGCCCTCGTCTTTAGACCAGCTAAAGAACAAGCTACGAGGTCTCAGCTACTCAGAGATACTGAGACTACGACAGTCTGAGAGAATGAGCCAGGATGACTTTCAGTCTCCCCCCATCAT TGAGCTGCGAGAGAGAATCCAGCCTGAGATTCTGGAGCTCATTAAGCAGCAACGACTCAATCGGCTGTGCGAGGGCAGCTGTTTCCGAAAAGTAGGCAACCGCCGAAGGCAAG AGAAATTTTGGTTCTGCAGACTCTCTCTCAACCACAAAGTACTGCATTATGGGGACTTGGACGAATCACCTCAGGGTGAAGTGCCTTTTGAGATGCTCAGCGACAAGA ttccCGTGTCTGACATCAAATCTGTAGTGACTGGGAAGGACTGTCCTCATATGAAGGAGAAAAGTGCTCTCAAGCAAAACAAA GAGGTGCTGGAATTGGCCTTCTCTGTCCTTTATGATCCGGATGAGACGCTAAACTTTGTTGCGCCCAACAAATATGAG TATTGCGTCTGGACGGATGGCCTTTGCGCGCTGCTTGGCAGAGAGATGAGCAGTGATCTGACTCGCAGTGACCTGGACACACTCATCAGCATGGAGATGAAGCTTCGCCTCCTGGACCTTGAGAACATCACAATCCCAGAGGCCCCGCCCCCTGTTCCGAAGGAGCCAAGCTCTTATAATTTCACTTACAACTACAGCTGA
- the LOC133409183 gene encoding engulfment and cell motility protein 2 isoform X4: MPPPADIVKVAIEWPGANAQLIEMDQKRPLPSIIREVCDGWSLSGSEQFALRYADGPQLYITEESRSEIKNGTILRLAISPGRAARQLLERIQSHGIDARLEALKELAKLSADPTFATEFINMEGIGTLARLVESGTHFGEMLAFTLTAFLELMDHGIVSWDLISLSFIKQIAGYVNQPMVDVSILQRSLAILESMVLNSHSLYHRVAQEITVGQLIGHLQVSNQEIQTYAIALINALFLKAPEDRRQEVYANPLEQHLTEMASTLAQKHLRSIILNHVIRGNRPIKAEMAHQLYVLQVLTFNLLEERMMTKMDPNDQTQRDVIFELRRIAFDGENDPTGTEKRKALYAKDYKMLGFTNHVNPAMDFTQTPPGMLALDNMLYLAKVHQDTYIRIVLENSSREDKHECPFGRCAIDLTRILCEILQVGELPNEGCNDYHPMFFTHDRAWEEFFCICIQLLNKTWKEMRATSEDFNKVMHVVREQITRALAMKPSSLDQLKNKLRGLSYSEILRLRQSERMSQDDFQSPPIIELRERIQPEILELIKQQRLNRLCEGSCFRKVGNRRRQEKFWFCRLSLNHKVLHYGDLDESPQGEVPFEMLSDKRLQ, translated from the exons ATGCCCCCACCTGCTGACATTGTAAAGGTGGCTATCGAATGGCCAGGTGCTAATGCTCAGCTTATAGAGATGGACCAG AAAAGACCTTTGCCCTCAATCATCCGTGAAGTTTGTGATGG ATGGTCTTTGTCAGGCTCTGAACAGTTTGCCCTGAGGTATGCTGATGGTCCTCAGCTTTATATCACTGAAGAG AGCCGCAGTGAAATAAAGAACGGGACCATCCTTCGATTAGCCATTTCTCCC GGCCGGGCTGCTCGTCAGCTCCTGGAGCGTATCCAATCCCATGGGATTGACGCTCGCCTGGAGGCTCTAAAGGAGTTGGCTAAACTGTCAGCGGACCCCACGTTTGCCACGGAGTTTATCAACATGGAGGGAATTGGGACGCTGGCCCGCCTCGTCGAGAGCGGCACCCA CTTTGGTGAAATGCTGGCCTTCACTCTCACTGCATTCCTGGAGTTAATGGATCACGGCATTGTATCCTGGGATCTTATCTCGCTCTCCTTCATCAAGCAG ATTGCAGGCTATGTGAACCAGCCCATGGTTGATGTGTCCATCCTGCAGCGCTCTCTGGCCATCCTGGAGAGCATGGTCCTCAACAGCCACAGCCTCTACCACCGAGTGGCTCAGGAGATCACCGTGGGACAGCTCATCGGGCACCTGCAAGT GTCAAACCAAGAGATTCAGACCTATGCCATTGCTCTCATCAATGCTCTTTTCCTGAAGGCACCTGAGGATAGACGACAG GAGGTGTACGCTAACCCGCTGGAGCAGCACCTCACT GAAATGGCAAGCACTTTGGCCCAGAAGCACCTACGATCCATCATTCTTAAT CACGTCATAAGAGGAAATCGACCAATCAAAGCAGAGATGGCACATCAGCTGTATGTGCTGCAAGTGTTGACCTTTAATCTTTTGGAGGAACGAATGATGACCAAAATGGATCCTAATGACCag ACTCAAAGAGACGTGATTTTCGAGCTGCGGAGGATTGCCTTTGATGGAGAAAATGACCCCACTGGTACAGAAAAAAGAAAGGCATTGTATGCCAAGGATTATAAAATGCTAGGTTTCACA AACCATGTGAACCCTGCTATGGACTTCACTCAGACTCCCCCGGGGATGCTGGCTTTGGACAACATGTTGTACCTGGCCAAGGTCCACCAGGACACATACATCCGG ATTGTTCTGGAGAACAGtagtcgtgaggataagcatgAATGTCCCTTTGGCCGGTGTGCCATCGACCTGACTCGGATACTCTGTGAGATACTCCAAGTTGGAGAATTGC CTAATGAGGGCTGCAACGACTACCATCCTATGTTCTTCACTCATGACcgagcatgggaggagttctTTTGCATCTGCATCCAGCTGCTCAATAAAACCTGGAAGGAGATGAGGGCCACCTCTGAGGACTTTAATAAG GTGATGCATGTGGTCCGAGAGCAGATCACCAGGGCTCTGGCCATGAAGCCCTCGTCTTTAGACCAGCTAAAGAACAAGCTACGAGGTCTCAGCTACTCAGAGATACTGAGACTACGACAGTCTGAGAGAATGAGCCAGGATGACTTTCAGTCTCCCCCCATCAT TGAGCTGCGAGAGAGAATCCAGCCTGAGATTCTGGAGCTCATTAAGCAGCAACGACTCAATCGGCTGTGCGAGGGCAGCTGTTTCCGAAAAGTAGGCAACCGCCGAAGGCAAG AGAAATTTTGGTTCTGCAGACTCTCTCTCAACCACAAAGTACTGCATTATGGGGACTTGGACGAATCACCTCAGGGTGAAGTGCCTTTTGAGATGCTCAGCGACAAGA GACTCCAGTGA
- the LOC133409183 gene encoding engulfment and cell motility protein 2 isoform X3, which yields MPPPADIVKVAIEWPGANAQLIEMDQKRPLPSIIREVCDGWSLSGSEQFALRYADGPQLYITEESRSEIKNGTILRLAISPGRAARQLLERIQSHGIDARLEALKELAKLSADPTFATEFINMEGIGTLARLVESGTHFGEMLAFTLTAFLELMDHGIVSWDLISLSFIKQIAGYVNQPMVDVSILQRSLAILESMVLNSHSLYHRVAQEITVGQLIGHLQVSNQEIQTYAIALINALFLKAPEDRRQEVYANPLEQHLTEMASTLAQKHLRSIILNHVIRGNRPIKAEMAHQLYVLQVLTFNLLEERMMTKMDPNDQTQRDVIFELRRIAFDGENDPTGTEKRKALYAKDYKMLGFTNHVNPAMDFTQTPPGMLALDNMLYLAKVHQDTYIRIVLENSSREDKHECPFGRCAIDLTRILCEILQVGELPNEGCNDYHPMFFTHDRAWEEFFCICIQLLNKTWKEMRATSEDFNKVMHVVREQITRALAMKPSSLDQLKNKLRGLSYSEILRLRQSERMSQDDFQSPPIIELRERIQPEILELIKQQRLNRLCEGSCFRKVGNRRRQEKFWFCRLSLNHKVLHYGDLDESPQGEVPFEMLSDKSRQANACRRRRGN from the exons ATGCCCCCACCTGCTGACATTGTAAAGGTGGCTATCGAATGGCCAGGTGCTAATGCTCAGCTTATAGAGATGGACCAG AAAAGACCTTTGCCCTCAATCATCCGTGAAGTTTGTGATGG ATGGTCTTTGTCAGGCTCTGAACAGTTTGCCCTGAGGTATGCTGATGGTCCTCAGCTTTATATCACTGAAGAG AGCCGCAGTGAAATAAAGAACGGGACCATCCTTCGATTAGCCATTTCTCCC GGCCGGGCTGCTCGTCAGCTCCTGGAGCGTATCCAATCCCATGGGATTGACGCTCGCCTGGAGGCTCTAAAGGAGTTGGCTAAACTGTCAGCGGACCCCACGTTTGCCACGGAGTTTATCAACATGGAGGGAATTGGGACGCTGGCCCGCCTCGTCGAGAGCGGCACCCA CTTTGGTGAAATGCTGGCCTTCACTCTCACTGCATTCCTGGAGTTAATGGATCACGGCATTGTATCCTGGGATCTTATCTCGCTCTCCTTCATCAAGCAG ATTGCAGGCTATGTGAACCAGCCCATGGTTGATGTGTCCATCCTGCAGCGCTCTCTGGCCATCCTGGAGAGCATGGTCCTCAACAGCCACAGCCTCTACCACCGAGTGGCTCAGGAGATCACCGTGGGACAGCTCATCGGGCACCTGCAAGT GTCAAACCAAGAGATTCAGACCTATGCCATTGCTCTCATCAATGCTCTTTTCCTGAAGGCACCTGAGGATAGACGACAG GAGGTGTACGCTAACCCGCTGGAGCAGCACCTCACT GAAATGGCAAGCACTTTGGCCCAGAAGCACCTACGATCCATCATTCTTAAT CACGTCATAAGAGGAAATCGACCAATCAAAGCAGAGATGGCACATCAGCTGTATGTGCTGCAAGTGTTGACCTTTAATCTTTTGGAGGAACGAATGATGACCAAAATGGATCCTAATGACCag ACTCAAAGAGACGTGATTTTCGAGCTGCGGAGGATTGCCTTTGATGGAGAAAATGACCCCACTGGTACAGAAAAAAGAAAGGCATTGTATGCCAAGGATTATAAAATGCTAGGTTTCACA AACCATGTGAACCCTGCTATGGACTTCACTCAGACTCCCCCGGGGATGCTGGCTTTGGACAACATGTTGTACCTGGCCAAGGTCCACCAGGACACATACATCCGG ATTGTTCTGGAGAACAGtagtcgtgaggataagcatgAATGTCCCTTTGGCCGGTGTGCCATCGACCTGACTCGGATACTCTGTGAGATACTCCAAGTTGGAGAATTGC CTAATGAGGGCTGCAACGACTACCATCCTATGTTCTTCACTCATGACcgagcatgggaggagttctTTTGCATCTGCATCCAGCTGCTCAATAAAACCTGGAAGGAGATGAGGGCCACCTCTGAGGACTTTAATAAG GTGATGCATGTGGTCCGAGAGCAGATCACCAGGGCTCTGGCCATGAAGCCCTCGTCTTTAGACCAGCTAAAGAACAAGCTACGAGGTCTCAGCTACTCAGAGATACTGAGACTACGACAGTCTGAGAGAATGAGCCAGGATGACTTTCAGTCTCCCCCCATCAT TGAGCTGCGAGAGAGAATCCAGCCTGAGATTCTGGAGCTCATTAAGCAGCAACGACTCAATCGGCTGTGCGAGGGCAGCTGTTTCCGAAAAGTAGGCAACCGCCGAAGGCAAG AGAAATTTTGGTTCTGCAGACTCTCTCTCAACCACAAAGTACTGCATTATGGGGACTTGGACGAATCACCTCAGGGTGAAGTGCCTTTTGAGATGCTCAGCGACAAGA GCAGACAGGCAAACGCATGTCGCAGAAGAAGAGGCAATTAA
- the LOC133409181 gene encoding leucine-rich repeat neuronal protein 2-like, whose protein sequence is MRPILMLLQSQCLLCVFVGVCMLGALGSLPQALPWHVPCPGRCVCHIKPWFSADSVYHEAPTVDCNDLLLTALPWPLPLSTHTLHLQGNNLSQMDVAVLHGLPNLTDLDLSQNHFGCVRAIAQNLSVPSLLSLHLEENLLSHLPEASFSSLLALQELFLSHNYLHSIAPGAFTGLNSLLRLHINNNRLTTINPRWFAALQNLEVLMLGGNPVEILPEQGFLALRSLRSLVLGGMGLRGLADNALDGLEGLESLSFYDNLLIKVPTQALQRVLGLKFLDLNKNRIKLINTGDFRDMVHLKELGLNNMEELMSIERAALENLPELTKLEITNNPRLSFIHPQAFAQLSRLESLMLNSNCLSTLHRHTMSSLPRLQEVSLHSNPLRCDCLFHWAAQDAQDPHRDTTATIQQTSRVVRFIQPQATLCSEPPELKTRRVREVSSREMSASCLPTIPTSSLPSNMGVREGGKLLLHCRALADPQPQLYWVTPSGLRLGPALSNTSEGLPASSLTATEGITYSSASSISPSQAQVDSSTKRYWLLPEGTLEIRKVTHREAGLYTCIAENALGADTRSVSVTVQSRDKTRKRVVAPKMKGHSLLRTETRLKVMEAGEHFAILSWQNRRNFPSTRLSWQGMSSDGPAYTTRILAGTHSFNLTHLQAETLYRVCLYLGTSEGTKHTSRRSKASRKPQCISFRTKQVAEPRARLQLSPELMSTVVTLLMILVLILMLLAGQGWDSGKHPSALFQEIKSHQTVIIMQKTGERNNKQLKQSEKLLFHHDC, encoded by the coding sequence ATGAGGCCAATATTGATGCTTCTACAATCACAGtgtctcctgtgtgtgtttgttggtgtgtgcATGCTAGGAGCGCTGGGCTCGCTGCCTCAAGCTCTGCCATGGCATGTCCCCTGTCCTGGGCGGTGTGTGTGTCACATCAAGCCATGGTTCTCAGCAGACTCAGTTTACCACGAAGCTCCAACTGTGGACTGCAATGACCTGCTGCTGACCGCCCTCCCATGGCCCCTGCCCTTAAGCACACACACCTTGCACCTGCAGGGAAACAATCTGTCTCAAATGGACGTCGCTGTGCTGCACGGGCTCCCGAACCTCACTGACCTTGACCTTTCACAGAATCACTTTGGTTGTGTCAGGGCGATTGCACAAAACTTGTCTGTACCCTCTTTGTTGTCTCTACACCTGGAGGAAAACCTTCTTAGCCACCTGCCGGAGGCCTCCTTCTCCTCACTGCTGGCTTTACAGGAGCTCTTTCTCAGCCATAATTACTTACATTCTATTGCACCTGGAGCTTTCACTGGTCTGAACTCTCTCCTGCGCCTGCACATCAACAACAATAGACTCACCACCATCAATCCAAGGTGGTTTGCGGCTTTGCAGAACCTAGAAGTTCTCATGCTCGGAGGAAACCCAGTAGAGATCCTGCCCGAGCAGGGCTTCTTAGCCTTGAGATCCCTCCGCAGTCTTGTTCTTGGTGGCATGGGCTTGAGAGGCTTAGCTGACAATGCGCTGGATGGGTTGGAGGGTCTGGAGAGCCTCTCCTTCTACGATAACTTGCTGATCAAGGTTCCTACTCAGGCTCTGCAGAGGGTCTTAGGTCTGAAGTTTCTCGACCTTAACAAGAACCGAATCAAACTGATCAATACAGGAGACTTTCGAGACATGGTCCATCTGAAGGAGCTTGGCTTGAATAACATGGAGGAGCTAATGTCCATTGAGAGGGCAGCGCTAGAGAACCTTCCGGAGCTCACCAAACTAGAGATCACTAACAACCCACGACTGTCCTTCATTCACCCGCAGGCTTTTGCCCAGCTGAGCAGGCTTGAGAGTCTCATGCTCAACTCAAACTGTCTCAGTACTCTGCACCGTCACACCATGAGCTCCCTGCCCAGACTCCAGGAGGTCAGCTTGCACTCCAACCCACTCCGCTGTGACTGCCTATTTCACTGGGCCGCACAGGATGCACAGGACCCTCACCGGGACACAACAGCGACCATCCAGCAAACGTCTCGGGTGGTACGCTTTATTCAACCCCAGGCAACCCTGTGCTCAGAACCCCCAGAACTGAAGACTCGCAGGGTGAGAGAGGTGTCCTCCAGGGAGATGTCTGCCTCCTGCCTCCCAACAATCCCCACCTCTTCACTCCCCTCCAACATGGGTGTCAGGGAAGGAGGGAAGCTGCTTTTGCATTGTCGAGCTCTCGCAGATCCACAGCCTCAACTTTACTGGGTGACTCCCTCTGGGTTGAGACTTGGACCTGCTCTTAGCAACACATCTGAGGGACTACCAGCTTCTTCTCTCACAGCCACTGAAGGAATCACCTACTCATCTGCTTCCAGCATCTCCCCCAGCCAGGCTCAAGTTGATTCCTCCACCAAACGCTACTGGCTCCTGCCTGAGGGTACTCTGGAGATCAGAAAGGTCACCCACAGAGAGGCTGGCTTGTACACCTGCATAGCTGAGAATGCTCTGGGAGCTGATACACGCAGCGTTTCTGTGACCGTGCAAAGCAGAGACAAGACAAGAAAGAGGGTGGTGGCTCCTAAGATGAAGGGCCATTCATTACTCAGAACTGAGACAAGGTTAAAGGTGATGGAGGCTGGCGAACACTTTGCTATATTGTCCTGGCAGAATAGGCGCAATTTCCCTTCCACTCGTTTATCCTGGCAAGGTATGAGCTCAGACGGACCCGCATACACCACACGCATCCTTGCTGGAACACACAGTTTCAACCTGACCCACCTGCAGGCAGAGACACTTTACAGAGTGTGTTTATATTTAGGAACCAGTGAGGGTACCAAACATACCAGCAGGAGAAGCAAAGCAAGCAGAAAACCTCAGTGCATCTCATTCAGAACGAAGCAAGTGGCAGAGCCTCGGGCCAGGCTGCAGCTCAGCCCGGAGCTTATGTCCACTGTGGTGACACTTCTGATGATCCTTGTGCTCATACTGATGCTGCTGGCCGGCCAAGGATGGGACAGTGGAAAGCACCCCAGTGCTCTTTTCCAAGAAATCAAAAGTCATCAAACTGTGATCATCATGCAGAAGACAggagaaagaaacaacaaacaGCTAAAGCAGAGTGAGAAACTTCTGTTCCATCATGACTGCTGA
- the LOC133409183 gene encoding engulfment and cell motility protein 2 isoform X2 → MPPPADIVKVAIEWPGANAQLIEMDQKRPLPSIIREVCDGWSLSGSEQFALRYADGPQLYITEESRSEIKNGTILRLAISPGRAARQLLERIQSHGIDARLEALKELAKLSADPTFATEFINMEGIGTLARLVESGTHFGEMLAFTLTAFLELMDHGIVSWDLISLSFIKQIAGYVNQPMVDVSILQRSLAILESMVLNSHSLYHRVAQEITVGQLIGHLSNQEIQTYAIALINALFLKAPEDRRQEVYANPLEQHLTEMASTLAQKHLRSIILNHVIRGNRPIKAEMAHQLYVLQVLTFNLLEERMMTKMDPNDQTQRDVIFELRRIAFDGENDPTGTEKRKALYAKDYKMLGFTNHVNPAMDFTQTPPGMLALDNMLYLAKVHQDTYIRIVLENSSREDKHECPFGRCAIDLTRILCEILQVGELPNEGCNDYHPMFFTHDRAWEEFFCICIQLLNKTWKEMRATSEDFNKVMHVVREQITRALAMKPSSLDQLKNKLRGLSYSEILRLRQSERMSQDDFQSPPIIELRERIQPEILELIKQQRLNRLCEGSCFRKVGNRRRQEKFWFCRLSLNHKVLHYGDLDESPQGEVPFEMLSDKIPVSDIKSVVTGKDCPHMKEKSALKQNKEVLELAFSVLYDPDETLNFVAPNKYEYCVWTDGLCALLGREMSSDLTRSDLDTLISMEMKLRLLDLENITIPEAPPPVPKEPSSYNFTYNYS, encoded by the exons ATGCCCCCACCTGCTGACATTGTAAAGGTGGCTATCGAATGGCCAGGTGCTAATGCTCAGCTTATAGAGATGGACCAG AAAAGACCTTTGCCCTCAATCATCCGTGAAGTTTGTGATGG ATGGTCTTTGTCAGGCTCTGAACAGTTTGCCCTGAGGTATGCTGATGGTCCTCAGCTTTATATCACTGAAGAG AGCCGCAGTGAAATAAAGAACGGGACCATCCTTCGATTAGCCATTTCTCCC GGCCGGGCTGCTCGTCAGCTCCTGGAGCGTATCCAATCCCATGGGATTGACGCTCGCCTGGAGGCTCTAAAGGAGTTGGCTAAACTGTCAGCGGACCCCACGTTTGCCACGGAGTTTATCAACATGGAGGGAATTGGGACGCTGGCCCGCCTCGTCGAGAGCGGCACCCA CTTTGGTGAAATGCTGGCCTTCACTCTCACTGCATTCCTGGAGTTAATGGATCACGGCATTGTATCCTGGGATCTTATCTCGCTCTCCTTCATCAAGCAG ATTGCAGGCTATGTGAACCAGCCCATGGTTGATGTGTCCATCCTGCAGCGCTCTCTGGCCATCCTGGAGAGCATGGTCCTCAACAGCCACAGCCTCTACCACCGAGTGGCTCAGGAGATCACCGTGGGACAGCTCATCGGGCACCT GTCAAACCAAGAGATTCAGACCTATGCCATTGCTCTCATCAATGCTCTTTTCCTGAAGGCACCTGAGGATAGACGACAG GAGGTGTACGCTAACCCGCTGGAGCAGCACCTCACT GAAATGGCAAGCACTTTGGCCCAGAAGCACCTACGATCCATCATTCTTAAT CACGTCATAAGAGGAAATCGACCAATCAAAGCAGAGATGGCACATCAGCTGTATGTGCTGCAAGTGTTGACCTTTAATCTTTTGGAGGAACGAATGATGACCAAAATGGATCCTAATGACCag ACTCAAAGAGACGTGATTTTCGAGCTGCGGAGGATTGCCTTTGATGGAGAAAATGACCCCACTGGTACAGAAAAAAGAAAGGCATTGTATGCCAAGGATTATAAAATGCTAGGTTTCACA AACCATGTGAACCCTGCTATGGACTTCACTCAGACTCCCCCGGGGATGCTGGCTTTGGACAACATGTTGTACCTGGCCAAGGTCCACCAGGACACATACATCCGG ATTGTTCTGGAGAACAGtagtcgtgaggataagcatgAATGTCCCTTTGGCCGGTGTGCCATCGACCTGACTCGGATACTCTGTGAGATACTCCAAGTTGGAGAATTGC CTAATGAGGGCTGCAACGACTACCATCCTATGTTCTTCACTCATGACcgagcatgggaggagttctTTTGCATCTGCATCCAGCTGCTCAATAAAACCTGGAAGGAGATGAGGGCCACCTCTGAGGACTTTAATAAG GTGATGCATGTGGTCCGAGAGCAGATCACCAGGGCTCTGGCCATGAAGCCCTCGTCTTTAGACCAGCTAAAGAACAAGCTACGAGGTCTCAGCTACTCAGAGATACTGAGACTACGACAGTCTGAGAGAATGAGCCAGGATGACTTTCAGTCTCCCCCCATCAT TGAGCTGCGAGAGAGAATCCAGCCTGAGATTCTGGAGCTCATTAAGCAGCAACGACTCAATCGGCTGTGCGAGGGCAGCTGTTTCCGAAAAGTAGGCAACCGCCGAAGGCAAG AGAAATTTTGGTTCTGCAGACTCTCTCTCAACCACAAAGTACTGCATTATGGGGACTTGGACGAATCACCTCAGGGTGAAGTGCCTTTTGAGATGCTCAGCGACAAGA ttccCGTGTCTGACATCAAATCTGTAGTGACTGGGAAGGACTGTCCTCATATGAAGGAGAAAAGTGCTCTCAAGCAAAACAAA GAGGTGCTGGAATTGGCCTTCTCTGTCCTTTATGATCCGGATGAGACGCTAAACTTTGTTGCGCCCAACAAATATGAG TATTGCGTCTGGACGGATGGCCTTTGCGCGCTGCTTGGCAGAGAGATGAGCAGTGATCTGACTCGCAGTGACCTGGACACACTCATCAGCATGGAGATGAAGCTTCGCCTCCTGGACCTTGAGAACATCACAATCCCAGAGGCCCCGCCCCCTGTTCCGAAGGAGCCAAGCTCTTATAATTTCACTTACAACTACAGCTGA